ATATCTTAAGCCAAagtaacgttttttgttttttttattatgacgCTTAAGAAATAATCCTGTTTACTTATGTACttacaaaaaaagtgcaatgtcttaTTAATGCCATGTGATCATATGTGAATATAAACCTGGTTGTTGcactagctgttgtggcagtgcacatCCTCGTGTTACTACTGatctgcacaaataaaataaataaataaataggagtactataggcacccaaaccacttaatctcattgaagtgatctgggtgcagtgaccgTGTCCCCtttaccctgcaatgttaattattgctgTTCTTagagactgcaataattacattgcaggactaagacttcctctagtggttgtcaatacgacagccaatagaggcacttactgcttgctaggcgacttttggtcgcctgacgctGGATAAGGACTTGCAGCATCTCCAGGCAGCACAGCACAAACACAGCATTAGACGCACTTGCATTGTTCTAAGCCCTAAGGGTACTAAGACCATGTATTGAGAGATTCAGCAACACTCTCTGTGTGGACTGCCCTCATAGGGCCTGACTGGGATACTGCCAATCAGTCTGGCATGCATTCACACCACACATTCCAGATGGACTTGCAAATTTTGGTTGTTGCCAGTGACTCGAAAGACCCAGCCTCCTGTGTCCCGATCCCATATGTCTGAAAAGTACTGTGGGGGGAGGCAGTGAGAGGGAAAAGTTTTGAAGGAACACTGCCTCGTTTCaagcaaatacatttatttataacactTGAGTGTTGTAAAGGGACAGGCTGTTTAGGCATTTCATCGAATATGATCTAGTACGTGGAGTTCCGTGGcactctctccattcagtgttagGCCATTTTTGAgaggtttaacactaaatataggTCCCTGGCCACCAGCATCCATGCCCCTACTGGAGGTATGGATAAGGCAGAATTTATGTGCTTCCTTCTAATTATACCAGCAATGGGTGgtttcattggctgaaagcagtcaggtGTCACACTCAGCCAATGCTGCTTAGTCACCCATGGCAGCTTAGGCGAATGCTTCATTAGCTCAAGAATCACAGAGTGGATTGGGTCCTGGGACCCTCttaaatataaacattaaaaaacaaacaaaaaaaaaaaaaaacggttttaacactgaatggaaggaagGTTCAAAGTGACTCCACGCACTATAGCCACTTCAGTGAAGgagttacagtgcctacaaatGTACATTTAAGTTTACTGGGCCCCCCATTTTCTCCCAGTAACTATAACATTCCATGACTGCTTTCATTTTGGCACTTAGGGCAATTTGCTTCTTCTACTAGTTTTTCATGCTTTCTTGTTAAGTGCTCACTTTATATAATGATTTGTAAAGGACAGAGTACAATATATTAACACatgcagaaatattttttttagttttatttataattttcacACAGCTACGGCATTTTAACAAAAATAACTCAAAACAAGGTTATTAGCTAAATTCGGAAATTTCACAAAATAAATCTGAATGTCAAAACTGACAGTAAAACTTCTGGCTTTTACAGTAGAAGACCATTTCAAGATCTGCTATTTTTGCCTTGTTTTTTCCAATGTggattttattgaataaccccaaAAGAGATATCAATTTATTATTCATAATTGTGGGAATGATTACTCATTGATCCAAATGTTTCTGCCACCAAAGGTCAGAAGTATCTGGGGGAAAAGTGCAGCATGAATACAGTTAAAGGACTATACCAGGCATAAAGCacattagcttgctgaagtgatttatattttaagagaatctcgTCTTAACTGCAAACTtcattttaaattggcacttttctaAATAATTGCAGATATGCCTTCCCACCTGCAAATCATCTTCTGGTTACGTTAGCTGCACAGAGCAGACATCTTGGCTGGTAGGGCTGAAAGACCCCAACGGCTCAAAAATCAGAGGCTTCTTAATGAGACGCCTCTGATTGGTAACTTGCCCATAGCAGACAGGAAGTCTGCTCTGGGGAAAAAAGGTAGGGCTTGAAAAGAGGCCAATatactgcaaatataaaaaaatgcaggataaaatgcatgtttttattggtaGCATATCTACTAAAATAGTGATTATATATTTGGAAATACActtgaaatgaaaaaataaatagggcATTTTAAATTATGAAAACATCAAATTTTGAAGGACTAATTTGCCAGGTACATATCTCCTTTAGGGTAGAATATCCGGCTTAAAATTCAAACACTCTTATGACATActatttatttctttaaattagacccccccctctctatttcaCACAGGAGATTGATTATTTTCAAAAGATAAATTTAATCCCGCATATCTGCCAAAATTTGCAGTAAGATTCTtttaaaatcaaacaaacaaacaggacaAACGCAAGACCAAAATAACAAACATAAAAAgactctccaagtcagctatgccttCAATCTGGCAACATGTGCCTTACATTTGGTCTACGCCTCGAATGCTGCCCTGTGGTAAAAGTCCAACACTGCCATGATCTTCCTACAGAATGCTTTTCATTTAAAAGCACTCAAATCATTGCTTCTTTATGACAAGCGTTCACTACTGTTTTGAGCTACAGTTCAAAGTGATTAAGGCAAGAAATTCTCTAAACTGTCTAATGAAAACCGCAATGTTAATTTATAGTGCAAATTATAGttacattgaagtggtctgggtataaACTCCCATCACCTTAACCcggagcatgtaattattgcagtttttataaactgcaataattacctgctaggattAACTCCTCCTCAAGTACCAGAGGTTCTTCCGGGTggataggcaacttttggtcacctaaacgatgctggacgtcctcacgctttgcatgaggacatccagcgtcaccggaatccccataggaaaacattgaataatgcttccctatggtgaaatcctaatgtgagcgcggccattgccgcgcatgcgtattggGTCTCCCCACCGACTGACCTCGGCGGGGGAGAAGCGTGGATTGAGCTGAGCCAACAccaagggacattggcactggacccaggtaagtgaataGCCCCTGCTGCACCACAGGGGGATGGAGGATCTTGACATAGGGGAAGCTAAAGTGACAGGAAAAAAGAGTGCTATGGGGGACTGGAATGTTCCTTTATCAGAGTCATCATAAAACTATTCTTTCTAAATTACTTCTTGACATCTTATGCATAGGAAAATATGGCCTATTCACCATTTAGTAAGTCTTCCATCAACCAACATAAATGAGGTTATTTAACTGCAACCCACCCGTAATCAATCATATGTTTCAGTTCCTTTAAGGGCAATATTGTCATATTGTAGAATAAACAGACATTAACACAGACagatttgtttgcatttttcaattTAATTATGTGTGCAGTGAAATCTAACATTTGCTTTAACTTTGCAGAGAAATTGTATATATTCTACATTCCATGCCTTCTTGTTAGATTTGATTGCTTTAACAGGGAAGGAAATAGCAGTATAGGAAACAAACATTCACTTGTCACAGACTTACATTTTTCTACTAAAGACATTTTGTGATAAGGCGTTTTTCTTTTAAATCGCAGCgcaaggaaaaaacaaaataaaaagcattATAGAAAGTGAGTGCCAAATGCATAATTAGTTATAAATACAAAGTATACAATAGACTCTTACTACCAGAGCCAATACATACATGGCAAAATACCTTTAGTACTCAACTAAATTACACATTAACTTGTATAAGAGTGTCTGATGAGCAGGTTAAGAAACATTCATTAAGTGTGCTTTAATCTTACACATCTAGATCATAAATTATATATAGATCTAAAAGAAAGGAtgagattttttttactttttttttttttttaacaaagtgtGTTGGTGTATCCCAATGTTAAAAATCAAAAAGATAAATTTTAGGAGATAAAGTCCCCATTGCTGTCACTTTATCTCTGCTTAAACAATGAATATAAATGGACAGTAGTATGAAAGACTTAGAAGCATGGTCCAATATGAGATCAATAACAGATATAGCTCAAGCCTTTTACTAGTCAGGATTTGAATGTGTGTTACACAAATTATGCATGTTACGGAGGAAGATCCTAATCTCAAATTAGGCGAGATGGATATTTATCTTAAAGCAACTACCCGGTTTACAGGTTACTAGATCACATCAAATGATTATCCAAGATAAATTAAGCCATCTATTGTTCAACCTATTACGACACTGTTTACAGGTGCACTAAATGTTGTATCTTTCTTTTTGTGAGTTATTTTAGCTTTTTAAATAGCGTTTTCACATATGGGCATTACATCTCTGGTGTTGATGTGTATGACTATTATTTATAGTATTTTGATTATTCTACTTTCAGTTGATGTTCAAAAAGGAggttttgtaaaaacaaaaaaatatatactatagatGGTCACAATGCAAATTTTGGCAAACTATACAAGTAAATACCAATATGTTGCATGAGTGTCAGGGGTATGCACAAGACATGATGCACAGCTTGGCCACCCAAGGATGACTATCTGACAATGGACAAAGGAGGTTGTCTTAAAGCTATAGACAACTTTGTTCTCTGACACCACAGCGGAAGGAGGGCAGTTGTCCTTTGGACaaccatttattttttacctGTTCATTAAAAAATGAGCTTTAAAACGCAAAGCGAATGTCAGTATTTTATGCAATCTTAAAACCTCCTTCTTGGCATCTAGAGACCCTTAGATATTAAAAACGGCAACACTGCAGCATTAAAACATCTATTTAAAGTGTGAAAGCGAGTGACTAGTTTCCTTTATACCCTTTGCATTTTTAATGGGCTGTTTACTTGAAAAGCAGTGGTTAGCCTGGCCCATGGAACAGCAAAGAGCTCCTTTTTCCGTTTGCAGTGATAAGTCCCCTTACCCAGACTGATATTTAAGCAAAAAAGGAATACAAAAATTGAAAAGATCATTAATGCTCTACTGTCTGTAGAGCAGATATAAATTACACTTCCCTAGTTATCCGAGAGAGATAGgaaacatacatttaactgtacaAATTTCTTTTACTATTCCTGTATTAAGAAATGTTCCAGTTTTCAAGTTACAGGAGAATTAGAATGCTTACAATGAAAGTTTCTCCTGTTAATCCAAAGCATTGCCGTTTCTGACAAAACAGGATGGAGGTGAGCCAACACTGGTTTAAATAGTGGCAACTAGCGGCACGTGCACTTGGTGGCAATCATATCTTGGTACTCTTTGTAAGTAATGGAGTTATCTGGTTCTACTATTAAAACACTCATTGGTCTGTATTCAGAAGGGACACATGATGGACGGGGAATAGTGGAGTCCAGTTTTTCATAGATTATGTTCTGCACTATGGTATGAACAGGAGAACCATATCTATGGCCTACAACCCTTGGGCACTCTCCTTTGCAGTAGTCAGGGCTATAATGATGTGGTGCTAGTATCCACTTGTCCCAGTTGAGCTGGCTGAAGCGAAGTCTGAATTGGTGAAGTTCGCATTCATGTTGATGGTAAACAAATCGTTTGATGTACTCACTGAAATTGAATGTTTCAGAAATAGTCTCCTCTTCTTCAACCACACTGTCCTCATCTCTTCGGTGACGAGAGGATTGAGCCAACTGTAGACCACCCCCTAATTCATCAATGAAGTTTGAAATAACTCTGCCTTTTTCATACCAGGCTGCAGGTTCTGCAACctcaaatttttttctttttctgtggtATGCTTTATGACTTGTGTCATTAAGGTAAAGAAGTAAACATGGTGGAGACCTTGAGATCTTAAATGGTCTCTCCATTCCAAAAGCATAGGGTTTGCTATTCTTCAGGCAAGTTAGATTTAAAGTCAGGTGaatattttgtttgttattgGAAATATGTGGTTGAAGGAAAGATGTCACATCTATCTCAACCCACCTTTGTCTACCACGAAGTTGAAATTGGAAGAATGGTGGTGCATGGGGACAAACTGGGCTTGTGTCATCGTGGTCCAGTATCTCTACGCTGCATGTGCAACTGAGGTTGGATGAGGAGTATTGTTTGCTAACAGAGTAAAGTAAAAATGACTGGAGATTCTGTTCCAAAGCAGACACGCGGCCAACATTGAAAGTCAAATCCATTGATTGCAGGACATCTGAAATAAGATAGAAAAATGGTCAAAATAAACATGGATAGCATGTCTTTCAGCACCAtgtactttatatttatattgccaAGCAAATGACACTTACAACAAATGACACTTACACtcctccctcaccccccccccccccccccccacacccccaaaAAGAAAGTATTTTGAAGTAGTGGTTCATGTTCATTTCTATAAGCAGAGGGCCCTGTTTAGTAAAGTAGTTTTTTTGTTGTAATGTTTATGGTACTTAAGTTTTACTCACAAAGTATAGAGATTTATATGCATTCATAAGTGGATTTCATTGGCAATAtatccagtggtggaactaaagtGGAgaaggccctggtgcaagaattgttttgcaccacccccacccctattgcaaggatggccaaaaggtagattgcCATCAGTCATGCAACTTCCTTAATAATTTGCCAGTTGGGGATGTACCATtcacccatccttgcagggttgtatttaacaCTAAGCACGGTTTGTGTGtaggaatgtaagcatgtttttgtatgtttctgtatggagtgtatgtgtgtaaatgtttgaaagcagtggtttacttgtgtgtagtgtttgcctttgaatgtatGGGTGTATCCGTGTTTGAATGCCATGATGTGTGTCCATATGcatagccacacacatacacatacagatgtaaacagtgacacatgcagataaacagacaagtatattatatatatatatatatatatatacatacatacacacacacacacacacacacacaataacacatgcagaaacagac
This Pelobates fuscus isolate aPelFus1 chromosome 3, aPelFus1.pri, whole genome shotgun sequence DNA region includes the following protein-coding sequences:
- the GDF9 gene encoding growth/differentiation factor 9, with product MAVSKALLVCLYYTTWLLSFSTDGSGLQYNTEAYNLLPPLLKELSQRPELTVGMPVPQSIAIKYMKQLYKMSATKEGIPKVHESPEYNTVRLFTPRTECKPTHKVERKDVLQSMDLTFNVGRVSALEQNLQSFLLYSVSKQYSSSNLSCTCSVEILDHDDTSPVCPHAPPFFQFQLRGRQRWVEIDVTSFLQPHISNNKQNIHLTLNLTCLKNSKPYAFGMERPFKISRSPPCLLLYLNDTSHKAYHRKRKKFEVAEPAAWYEKGRVISNFIDELGGGLQLAQSSRHRRDEDSVVEEEETISETFNFSEYIKRFVYHQHECELHQFRLRFSQLNWDKWILAPHHYSPDYCKGECPRVVGHRYGSPVHTIVQNIIYEKLDSTIPRPSCVPSEYRPMSVLIVEPDNSITYKEYQDMIATKCTCR